The following proteins are co-located in the Spirosoma montaniterrae genome:
- the greA gene encoding transcription elongation factor GreA codes for MGKISYYTEEGLNRLKAELTDLKTKGRAEIARQIAEARDKGDLSENAEYDAAKDAQGLHELKISKLEEVLANARVLDESTIDASQVSVLSKVKIKNKKNGAEVSYTLVSEEEADLKAGRISVGSPIGKGLLGKRVGDVAEIKVPAGVMEFEVVEIAR; via the coding sequence ATGGGAAAAATTTCATATTACACCGAAGAAGGACTCAATCGGCTCAAGGCTGAACTGACTGATCTGAAAACAAAAGGCCGGGCTGAAATTGCCCGCCAGATTGCCGAAGCCCGCGACAAAGGCGACCTCAGCGAAAATGCTGAGTACGATGCTGCTAAAGATGCGCAGGGCCTTCATGAACTGAAAATCTCGAAGTTAGAAGAGGTACTCGCCAATGCCCGCGTCCTCGACGAATCGACCATCGACGCATCGCAGGTATCGGTACTGTCGAAAGTGAAGATCAAAAACAAGAAGAACGGGGCTGAAGTGTCGTACACGCTGGTTTCGGAAGAAGAGGCCGATTTGAAAGCGGGTCGCATTTCGGTTGGGTCGCCCATTGGCAAGGGGCTGCTTGGCAAGCGCGTAGGCGACGTTGCCGAAATTAAAGTCCCCGCTGGCGTGATGGAGTTTGAAGTTGTTGAAATTGCCCGATAA
- a CDS encoding HIT family protein: MPTIFSRIVAGEIPAHKIAETDEFLAFLDIMPTAMGHTLVIPKREVDYIFDLPDDVYAGLMAFAKKIAPAIERAILCQRIGVAVVGLEVPHAHIHLIPLNSMADMNFNNKLKLTQEELAETAAKIRACL, from the coding sequence ATGCCTACTATTTTCTCCCGTATCGTGGCTGGTGAAATTCCGGCGCATAAAATTGCCGAAACCGACGAGTTTCTGGCGTTTTTAGACATTATGCCTACGGCTATGGGCCATACGCTGGTGATTCCGAAACGGGAGGTCGATTATATCTTCGATCTGCCCGACGATGTGTATGCCGGTCTGATGGCATTTGCTAAAAAAATCGCCCCAGCCATCGAACGGGCCATCCTGTGTCAGCGCATCGGCGTGGCAGTGGTTGGTCTGGAGGTGCCACACGCTCATATTCATCTGATTCCGCTCAACTCAATGGCTGATATGAATTTTAACAATAAACTGAAACTCACGCAGGAAGAACTGGCCGAAACAGCCGCCAAAATCCGAGCGTGTCTGTAG
- a CDS encoding MFS transporter: protein MTTDTRIDTYASLRIPDFRYFVLNSFLITATLLIQEVVLGYELYKITRDPLALGLVGLAEAIPFIAVSLFGGHLADRRDKKRILQWSLAVIILGSVILYIAFQPSVVAGFSQTVRLAFIYGVLMLIGTAKGFYSPASSSLKPFLVPRELYANSATWSSSFWQAGAIVGPGGAGFLYSGLGFDNTLLVVIGLLIVCFLLISLVGRKPVPVSDVPTAGLRESLSEGLRFVFKTPIVLYAISLDLFSVLFGGVVAILPVFAEDILRVGAEGLGFLRASPSVGAVLTLAFMTYYPPTHNAWRNMLLAVVGFGIATIVFALSTNFYLSLLMLALTGAFDSVSVVIRQTIMQIFPPDHLRGRVAAVNGIFVSTSNEIGAFESGLAARLFGTVPSVLLGGVVTLVVVSYIYIRSKALFSVKLS, encoded by the coding sequence ATGACGACTGATACCCGTATCGACACCTACGCATCGCTCCGCATACCCGATTTTCGCTACTTTGTACTGAATAGTTTTCTGATTACCGCCACGCTACTGATTCAGGAAGTTGTATTGGGGTATGAGTTGTATAAAATTACCCGCGACCCATTGGCCCTGGGTCTGGTTGGCCTGGCCGAAGCTATTCCGTTCATTGCGGTGTCGCTCTTCGGCGGTCATTTGGCCGACCGGCGCGATAAAAAACGAATACTGCAATGGAGTTTGGCCGTTATTATTCTGGGGTCAGTGATTCTGTACATAGCGTTTCAGCCATCGGTAGTGGCCGGGTTTTCGCAAACCGTGCGGCTGGCCTTCATTTACGGTGTTCTGATGCTGATTGGCACAGCCAAAGGATTCTATTCGCCCGCCAGTTCATCGCTGAAGCCGTTTTTGGTGCCGCGTGAGTTATATGCCAACTCAGCCACCTGGAGCAGTTCGTTCTGGCAGGCCGGAGCCATTGTTGGGCCGGGCGGGGCCGGGTTTCTGTATAGCGGCCTGGGGTTCGATAACACGCTGCTGGTAGTCATTGGCCTGCTAATCGTTTGCTTTCTCCTGATCTCGCTTGTCGGGCGCAAACCCGTGCCTGTCAGCGACGTACCAACGGCGGGGTTGCGCGAAAGCTTATCGGAAGGTTTACGGTTCGTATTCAAAACACCCATTGTACTGTACGCCATCTCGCTCGATTTATTCTCGGTGCTGTTCGGCGGAGTGGTGGCAATCTTGCCCGTGTTTGCCGAAGACATTCTGCGGGTGGGAGCCGAAGGGCTTGGTTTTCTTCGGGCATCACCCAGCGTGGGGGCAGTGCTGACGCTGGCGTTTATGACCTATTACCCACCCACGCACAACGCCTGGCGGAACATGCTGCTGGCGGTGGTGGGCTTCGGCATCGCTACCATTGTATTTGCACTGTCGACAAACTTCTACCTGTCGCTGCTTATGCTGGCCCTGACGGGCGCGTTCGACAGCGTCAGTGTGGTAATTCGGCAAACGATTATGCAGATTTTTCCGCCCGATCATCTGCGTGGGCGCGTTGCTGCCGTAAATGGCATCTTCGTCAGCACATCAAACGAAATCGGCGCGTTCGAGTCGGGGCTGGCGGCCCGGTTGTTTGGCACCGTGCCGTCGGTATTGCTGGGGGGTGTGGTCACGCTGGTTGTAGTGAGTTACATCTACATCCGGTCGAAAGCGTTGTTCAGCGTGAAACTTAGCTGA
- a CDS encoding AMP nucleosidase: MKTKDEIVQNWLPRYTGTPIEQFGEYILLTNFINYVDLFAQKFDVEVFGIGRAMQTATANNITIVNFGMGSPMAATVMDLLSAVQPKAVLFLGKCGGLKKTQLGDLILPIAAIRGDGTSNDYMRPEIPALPSFRLQRSVSSTIKKHELDYWTGTVYTTNRRIWEHDEAFKDYLREIRAMAIDMETATIFTVGFVNSIPHGALLLVSDNPLIPEGVKTEESDKRVTGQFVNKHLEIGIDALLELEMSGDSVKHLRFE, from the coding sequence ATGAAAACAAAAGACGAAATTGTACAGAACTGGTTGCCGCGATACACTGGCACGCCCATCGAGCAGTTTGGCGAATACATCCTGCTAACCAATTTTATTAACTACGTTGACCTGTTTGCTCAGAAATTTGACGTAGAGGTATTCGGAATCGGGCGGGCTATGCAAACGGCAACGGCTAATAACATTACCATCGTTAATTTCGGAATGGGTAGCCCTATGGCTGCTACCGTTATGGACCTGCTGTCGGCGGTTCAGCCGAAGGCTGTGTTGTTCCTCGGAAAATGCGGTGGTCTGAAAAAAACACAACTTGGCGATCTGATTCTACCCATTGCCGCCATTCGGGGCGATGGCACAAGCAACGACTATATGCGTCCCGAAATACCGGCTCTGCCCTCGTTCCGGTTGCAGCGGTCGGTATCGTCGACTATTAAAAAGCACGAACTCGATTACTGGACTGGCACCGTTTATACCACCAATCGGCGCATCTGGGAACACGACGAAGCGTTTAAAGATTACCTGCGCGAAATCCGGGCAATGGCTATCGACATGGAAACCGCTACTATTTTCACGGTTGGTTTCGTCAATTCAATTCCGCACGGCGCGTTGCTCCTCGTGTCTGACAATCCGCTCATACCCGAAGGCGTAAAAACCGAAGAGAGTGACAAACGCGTAACCGGTCAGTTCGTGAACAAACACCTCGAAATCGGCATCGACGCCCTGCTCGAACTCGAAATGTCGGGCGATTCGGTCAAGCACCTGCGGTTTGAATGA
- a CDS encoding type I restriction enzyme HsdR N-terminal domain-containing protein, which translates to MVALNLPAFAHKTKQVEGKPYIFDLLRRKYVRLSPEEWVRQHLINLLLTHYAYPKALIRTEGGVVLNQTQKRTDIVVFDRQGQPYLVVECKAPHVSLTQSVFDQIGRYNHVHRAPYLVVSNGLVHYCCCINHETADVRFLDDFPMFA; encoded by the coding sequence ATGGTTGCACTGAACCTGCCCGCTTTCGCTCACAAAACTAAGCAAGTCGAAGGGAAACCTTATATTTTCGATTTGTTACGCCGGAAGTACGTCCGGCTATCTCCCGAAGAATGGGTGCGGCAGCATCTGATCAATCTATTGCTGACGCACTATGCTTATCCTAAAGCGTTGATTCGGACAGAAGGCGGAGTCGTGCTGAACCAAACCCAGAAACGTACCGATATTGTGGTGTTCGACCGGCAGGGACAACCGTATTTGGTGGTCGAGTGTAAAGCTCCGCACGTATCGCTGACCCAATCGGTTTTCGATCAGATTGGCCGGTACAACCATGTGCATCGCGCCCCGTATTTGGTTGTCAGCAACGGATTGGTGCATTACTGCTGCTGTATAAACCATGAAACCGCAGACGTGCGGTTTCTGGATGACTTTCCGATGTTCGCCTGA
- a CDS encoding tetratricopeptide repeat protein gives MKRHLLPLCTLALWACMPLSASAQQTAADFFDSGISKSKTGDFTGALQAFSMAITMNPENAPSYYNRGVAKANLKDHRGAILDYDRAIELNSKDALAYLSRGISKSKQDDHRAALLDFSRAIELNPDDPQAYYNRGASRSRIEQFRGALSDFDKAIELEPSNVQTYYARGITKQKLDDFSGSLADFTKVIEMNPKRGQAFAGRGLSKVELKDFAGAVTDLNKAIELSPEDGESFFYRGYAKSKLDDYKSALGDYDRAIALKGDNYQAYYGRGFCRSKLGDQKGAVQDFNQAIEINNVNTESKVVYSGRITRATLDNLRNVVQERNKINELGTERAEAYFSRAVSKSKQGDPKAAIIDLNKSIELNPTYAEAYFTRGMIKSAQGDQKGAIMDCNSAIKLNPRYAEAFYVRGIIKHSLGDENGGCLDLSKAGELGYNPAYKVISDYCN, from the coding sequence ATGAAGCGACATCTCCTGCCGCTGTGCACACTGGCTTTGTGGGCTTGTATGCCGTTGAGTGCCTCCGCCCAGCAAACGGCTGCCGACTTCTTCGATAGCGGAATCTCCAAAAGCAAAACCGGCGATTTTACCGGAGCCTTGCAGGCATTCAGCATGGCAATTACGATGAATCCCGAAAACGCCCCCAGCTACTACAACCGGGGCGTTGCCAAAGCTAATCTGAAAGACCACCGGGGCGCCATTCTCGACTACGACCGGGCCATTGAGCTTAACAGCAAAGACGCATTAGCTTACCTGAGTCGGGGTATCAGCAAAAGCAAACAAGACGACCACCGGGCCGCTCTCCTCGACTTCAGCCGCGCTATCGAACTCAACCCCGACGACCCGCAGGCGTATTACAACCGGGGAGCCAGCCGCAGCCGTATCGAGCAGTTTCGGGGTGCTTTGAGCGATTTCGACAAGGCTATCGAGCTGGAACCCAGCAATGTACAGACGTATTATGCACGCGGTATTACCAAGCAGAAACTTGATGATTTCTCGGGCAGTTTAGCCGATTTTACGAAGGTGATCGAGATGAACCCCAAGCGCGGACAGGCGTTTGCGGGCCGGGGCCTGTCGAAGGTTGAGTTGAAAGATTTTGCCGGGGCCGTGACCGATCTGAACAAAGCCATTGAACTCAGCCCCGAAGATGGCGAGTCGTTTTTTTACCGGGGGTATGCCAAAAGCAAATTAGACGACTATAAAAGTGCGCTCGGCGATTATGACCGGGCCATTGCGCTCAAAGGCGATAACTACCAGGCGTATTACGGACGAGGCTTTTGTCGCAGCAAACTTGGTGATCAGAAAGGAGCCGTACAGGATTTTAATCAGGCCATTGAAATCAATAACGTAAACACCGAATCGAAGGTGGTGTATAGTGGTCGGATTACGCGTGCTACGCTCGATAACCTACGCAATGTGGTGCAGGAGCGCAACAAAATCAACGAGTTGGGCACCGAACGGGCCGAAGCCTATTTCAGCCGGGCCGTCAGCAAAAGCAAACAGGGCGACCCGAAGGCAGCAATTATCGACCTCAACAAATCGATTGAACTGAACCCAACCTACGCCGAAGCCTATTTTACGCGCGGTATGATTAAGTCGGCACAGGGCGACCAGAAAGGAGCCATCATGGACTGCAACAGTGCTATTAAACTGAATCCGCGCTACGCCGAAGCTTTTTACGTGCGCGGCATCATTAAACACAGCCTCGGCGATGAAAATGGGGGGTGTTTAGACCTCTCCAAAGCCGGCGAACTTGGCTACAACCCGGCCTACAAAGTGATAAGCGATTACTGTAATTAA
- the fmt gene encoding methionyl-tRNA formyltransferase, producing MTNTLRIVFMGTPDFAVASLQRLLNAGCAVVAAVTAPDRPSGRGLQLTPSPVKKAAQAAGLPVLQPEKLRNPEFLEQLASYQPDLFVVVAFRMLPELVWAMPRIGTFNLHGSLLPQYRGAAPINWAIINGETETGVTTFFIEKEIDTGQMIFQDHELIRPDDTAGILHDRLMERGADLVLKTVQAIEAGEYPRTPQPAATDLKAAPKLSRETTQINWNQPARVVRNFVRGLSPYPTAWTLINDKFFKIYAVSVANEAPDFVGEPGIAYADPHKKKIMVRAADEWLCVDELQAEGKRRMSAEEFLRGNKL from the coding sequence ATGACAAATACCCTTCGCATCGTCTTCATGGGTACGCCCGATTTCGCCGTAGCCAGCCTGCAACGGCTTCTCAACGCGGGTTGTGCCGTCGTTGCTGCCGTCACGGCTCCCGACCGCCCGTCGGGGCGCGGTTTGCAGCTAACGCCCTCGCCCGTCAAGAAAGCCGCGCAAGCCGCTGGCCTTCCCGTGCTACAACCCGAAAAGCTGCGCAATCCCGAATTTCTGGAGCAGTTAGCCAGTTATCAGCCCGATTTGTTTGTAGTGGTCGCTTTTCGGATGTTGCCCGAACTGGTCTGGGCCATGCCACGCATTGGCACGTTCAATCTGCACGGATCGTTGCTGCCCCAGTATCGGGGAGCCGCGCCCATCAACTGGGCCATTATCAACGGCGAAACCGAAACGGGCGTCACAACCTTTTTCATCGAAAAAGAAATCGACACGGGCCAAATGATTTTTCAGGATCATGAACTCATCCGCCCCGACGATACTGCCGGTATCCTGCACGACCGGCTGATGGAACGCGGGGCCGATTTAGTACTGAAAACAGTACAGGCTATCGAAGCGGGTGAGTATCCCCGAACCCCGCAGCCCGCTGCTACTGATCTGAAAGCTGCCCCTAAACTCAGCCGCGAAACCACGCAGATCAACTGGAACCAACCTGCCCGCGTAGTGCGTAACTTCGTGCGCGGTCTATCGCCCTACCCTACCGCCTGGACGCTCATCAACGATAAATTTTTCAAAATCTATGCCGTTTCAGTTGCCAACGAGGCACCGGATTTTGTAGGTGAGCCAGGCATAGCTTATGCCGACCCGCACAAAAAGAAGATTATGGTTCGGGCCGCTGACGAATGGCTTTGCGTAGATGAGCTACAGGCCGAAGGCAAACGGCGCATGAGTGCCGAGGAGTTTCTGCGGGGGAATAAATTATGA
- a CDS encoding PQQ-dependent sugar dehydrogenase, with the protein MKYVFFVWLCYSLQINALAQDGPRSLHPNVTVDTYLTVSRQGVRLAQDPLSGTLFYADVDGYVAQIQLNSNGQPVEVPVASAAQHGIEFLQGMTFADSVLVLVGIRRLPYEGVGRIVKGKLRPDGSRQWTVLLETAPYPYSGTAFDHAFSGVCVSPNRDSIYVNSGSRTDHGEVQDNGGRFPNLRETPITARIFKFPLKGENLTLANNEQAVRQSGWLFCEGTRNTFDMAFNSEGRLFGAENAGHRSDPEELNWLRPGRHYGFPWLIGGNETPQQFPNYDPLTDPLLSEGYRDPSFRNDPAYPTRPNIAFTAGILNNGPDANRVVDPATRQLTPSDAIRTFTSHASPLGLVFDTDSVLADFSGQGFVLGFTNGRGLDLSTLRLQHDPAADNYRVSVTRIAENFRQPVDAELVGGTLYVLERGRNAISRVQFRARTDRRADLRLRMKTDKRVAGISQPVMVSLTVSNRGPVMARSITVNNRLPDGIEFIDSPHFQTAPSGLTANVGGLAPKQQRTVVYRARLTQPGTYRNAAEIVQSSVADPTSTPNTGTGDGEDDMAVADLRSLPNGGPVRESPNPTGRHLPAVQPNQPPPDPNRPDLQLSMVADKLTPQLNGRVTVTFRVQNAGGQPASDVQLRVLTPNNLVAENNPGWVVNGNVLTSASFSIAPGETTTRTLALAVGGAGPFLLKATLTGPADADSTPNNGYDNGEDDEARLTGRALP; encoded by the coding sequence ATGAAGTATGTCTTCTTCGTATGGCTTTGCTATTCATTGCAGATTAACGCACTGGCGCAGGACGGGCCGCGTTCACTACATCCGAACGTGACCGTAGATACGTATCTGACCGTCTCGCGGCAGGGCGTCAGGCTGGCCCAGGACCCGCTTTCCGGTACGCTCTTTTATGCCGACGTTGATGGCTATGTTGCTCAAATACAACTTAATAGCAACGGTCAGCCGGTTGAAGTTCCGGTAGCCAGTGCCGCCCAGCATGGCATCGAATTTTTGCAGGGTATGACCTTCGCCGATAGTGTGCTGGTGCTGGTCGGTATTCGCCGATTACCCTATGAAGGCGTTGGCCGGATTGTAAAAGGTAAACTCCGGCCCGACGGCTCCCGGCAGTGGACCGTATTGCTCGAAACAGCCCCTTACCCCTACTCCGGCACGGCCTTCGACCACGCGTTCAGCGGAGTTTGTGTATCACCCAACCGCGATTCTATTTACGTGAACAGCGGCTCACGCACCGACCACGGCGAAGTGCAGGACAATGGCGGGCGATTTCCAAACCTGCGCGAAACACCCATCACAGCCCGTATTTTTAAATTTCCGCTAAAAGGCGAAAACCTGACACTGGCAAACAACGAACAGGCAGTGCGGCAGTCGGGCTGGCTGTTTTGCGAAGGCACCCGCAACACGTTCGATATGGCATTCAATAGCGAAGGGCGGCTCTTCGGGGCCGAAAACGCCGGGCATCGCTCCGACCCCGAAGAGCTGAACTGGCTGCGACCCGGTCGGCATTATGGCTTTCCGTGGCTTATCGGCGGCAACGAAACACCCCAGCAATTTCCCAATTACGACCCGCTCACCGACCCGCTGCTATCGGAAGGCTACCGCGACCCATCGTTCCGTAACGATCCGGCCTACCCGACCCGGCCCAACATTGCGTTTACGGCTGGTATCCTCAACAATGGCCCCGATGCAAACCGCGTAGTCGATCCCGCTACCCGGCAGTTGACCCCCTCCGATGCCATTCGCACGTTTACGTCGCACGCGTCACCGCTGGGGTTAGTGTTCGATACAGATAGTGTGTTGGCCGACTTTTCCGGGCAGGGGTTTGTGCTGGGCTTTACAAACGGGCGTGGGCTGGATTTGAGCACGTTACGGCTGCAACATGATCCTGCTGCCGACAATTACCGGGTTTCGGTTACGCGTATTGCCGAGAATTTCAGGCAGCCGGTCGATGCCGAGTTAGTGGGCGGTACGCTTTACGTACTCGAGCGGGGCCGTAATGCTATCAGCCGCGTACAGTTTCGCGCCCGAACCGACCGACGGGCTGATTTACGGTTAAGGATGAAAACCGATAAACGGGTTGCAGGAATAAGTCAGCCCGTGATGGTCTCGCTAACGGTGAGTAATCGGGGACCGGTAATGGCCCGGTCAATAACCGTAAACAATCGCTTACCCGACGGTATAGAGTTTATTGACAGTCCTCATTTTCAGACCGCACCGAGCGGCCTTACGGCCAACGTGGGCGGATTGGCTCCCAAACAGCAACGTACAGTCGTGTATCGGGCGCGTTTGACCCAACCCGGCACCTATCGCAATGCGGCTGAAATTGTGCAATCGTCGGTTGCCGACCCAACCAGTACGCCCAACACCGGTACGGGCGATGGCGAAGATGATATGGCCGTGGCCGACTTACGAAGCCTGCCCAACGGCGGTCCGGTCAGAGAGTCGCCCAACCCCACTGGTCGGCACCTTCCCGCTGTCCAGCCAAACCAGCCACCACCCGACCCCAACCGGCCTGATTTGCAACTTTCTATGGTTGCCGATAAGCTTACGCCCCAACTCAATGGACGTGTTACCGTTACATTTCGGGTACAGAATGCAGGAGGTCAACCCGCCAGTGACGTGCAACTACGGGTGCTGACACCCAACAATCTGGTAGCTGAGAATAACCCCGGCTGGGTGGTCAATGGCAACGTGCTTACTTCAGCCAGTTTTAGCATAGCACCGGGCGAAACCACCACCCGAACACTTGCGTTAGCAGTTGGCGGGGCCGGTCCGTTTCTACTTAAAGCAACCCTTACCGGCCCCGCCGACGCCGACTCAACACCCAACAATGGCTACGACAACGGCGAAGACGACGAAGCCCGCCTTACCGGGCGGGCCTTGCCGTAG
- a CDS encoding Hsp20/alpha crystallin family protein, with protein MATLVRYNPTPVFFDPFFGTRVVGRPVINRYRNTLTNQPAANVKETETAFHLALAVPGLKKDNLKISVENNTLTVAYQPEAQTAEKAGNSAHYEFGVQAFERRFRLPKTVNPDAITAAYTDGILALELPKVEEQKVVKEITIA; from the coding sequence ATGGCAACTTTAGTTCGATACAATCCCACCCCCGTATTTTTCGACCCATTCTTTGGCACTCGCGTAGTTGGTCGCCCGGTCATTAATCGTTACCGTAACACGCTGACCAATCAGCCTGCCGCCAATGTAAAAGAAACCGAAACCGCCTTTCATCTGGCGTTGGCCGTGCCGGGTTTGAAGAAAGACAATCTGAAAATCAGTGTTGAAAACAATACGCTCACGGTTGCCTACCAGCCCGAAGCACAAACCGCCGAAAAAGCCGGAAACTCTGCTCACTATGAGTTTGGCGTTCAAGCGTTTGAGCGCAGGTTTCGTTTGCCCAAGACGGTCAATCCCGACGCTATCACGGCGGCTTATACCGACGGAATTCTGGCACTCGAACTGCCGAAAGTGGAAGAGCAGAAAGTGGTGAAAGAAATCACGATTGCGTAG